One Deltaproteobacteria bacterium DNA segment encodes these proteins:
- a CDS encoding agmatine deiminase family protein: MTPAVGKTGGKRRGFRMPAEWEPHEATWIGWPHNRSDWPGKFAAIQWVYGEIVRKIAAGESVRILVESKAHEVKVLRLLSRVGADLSRVAFFRFPTDRGWTRDFGPIFVRRDRPKREMAVAGFGFNAWARYPNWRKDAGVPARAAKALGVPFLPVRHGGKGVVLEGGAIEVNGRGTLIATEECLLDPEIQVRNPGISRAELEGVFRDHLGASNVVWLGRGIAGDDTHGHVDDLCRFTGPRTVVLCREKDPKDENHRVLEENRERLASARLEDGSRPEVVPLPMPAPLRFDGIRVPAS, encoded by the coding sequence TTGACCCCCGCAGTAGGAAAAACGGGAGGCAAGCGCCGCGGTTTCCGGATGCCCGCGGAGTGGGAGCCGCACGAGGCGACCTGGATCGGCTGGCCGCACAACCGCTCCGACTGGCCCGGAAAGTTCGCCGCCATCCAATGGGTCTACGGGGAGATCGTCCGGAAGATCGCCGCCGGCGAGAGCGTCCGGATCCTCGTTGAGTCGAAGGCGCACGAGGTGAAGGTGCTCCGGCTGCTCTCCCGCGTTGGGGCGGATCTCTCCCGCGTGGCGTTCTTCCGTTTTCCGACCGATCGCGGGTGGACGCGCGACTTCGGCCCGATCTTCGTCCGCAGGGATCGCCCGAAGCGCGAAATGGCCGTCGCAGGGTTCGGGTTCAACGCGTGGGCGCGATACCCGAACTGGCGAAAGGACGCGGGCGTCCCCGCGCGGGCCGCGAAGGCGCTCGGCGTTCCCTTTCTCCCGGTGCGGCACGGCGGAAAGGGGGTCGTTCTCGAGGGGGGGGCGATCGAGGTCAACGGGCGGGGAACGCTGATCGCGACGGAGGAGTGCCTGCTCGACCCGGAGATCCAGGTCCGCAACCCCGGGATCTCCCGGGCGGAGCTGGAAGGCGTCTTCCGTGATCACCTGGGCGCCTCGAACGTCGTCTGGCTGGGACGCGGCATCGCGGGGGACGACACGCACGGCCACGTGGACGACCTGTGCCGGTTCACGGGACCCCGCACGGTGGTGCTGTGCCGGGAGAAGGACCCGAAGGACGAAAACCATCGCGTGCTCGAAGAGAACCGGGAGCGCCTCGCATCCGCCCGGCTGGAAGACGGTTCCCGCCCCGAGGTGGTACCGCTGCCGATGCCCGCGCCGCTCCGCTTCGACGGGATCCGGGTGCCCGCCAGC